From Cecembia calidifontis, one genomic window encodes:
- a CDS encoding efflux RND transporter periplasmic adaptor subunit, whose protein sequence is MKKQTKIILVVVIVAVIAVIFIYPRRDTIMGGGKNAPSPASTQGPGGPGQGQPLPVNVVELRPERLENNLSVTGTIIPNETVNLRPEIAGLVKKITFREGEFVRKGTPLVYLNDDELRAQYQRLEYTKKLFESQENRQKQLLEKEAISQEEYDIVLNQFNTNLADLRLVEAQLNKTIIRAPFDGVLGLRQISEGSVIGTGDIIASIVNIDPIKIEFSIPERYANQVQLGSKVFFSNEAGGQEVEGTVYAYEPNIDAGTRTLKLRATSPNKERRFLPGMFVRIKYILGVEENALMVPSEAIIPELSGYKVFVVNAEGKVEERQVSIGTRTDRYVQLVNGVKEGDLVLTTGVLQVRAGMPVNYNKIN, encoded by the coding sequence ATGAAAAAACAAACCAAAATCATTTTAGTAGTGGTAATCGTTGCGGTGATCGCAGTGATTTTTATTTACCCAAGAAGGGACACAATCATGGGAGGAGGTAAAAACGCTCCTTCACCGGCCAGTACCCAAGGACCAGGAGGACCAGGACAAGGCCAGCCCCTTCCAGTCAATGTGGTAGAATTGAGACCTGAAAGATTGGAGAACAACCTGAGTGTAACCGGAACCATCATTCCTAACGAAACAGTTAACCTTAGACCAGAGATTGCAGGACTGGTAAAAAAGATTACTTTCAGAGAAGGTGAATTTGTCAGAAAAGGAACCCCACTGGTTTATCTCAACGATGATGAACTGAGGGCACAATACCAAAGATTGGAGTATACCAAAAAGCTATTCGAAAGCCAGGAAAACAGGCAAAAGCAATTATTGGAAAAAGAAGCCATTTCTCAGGAGGAATATGATATTGTCTTGAACCAGTTCAATACCAATTTGGCTGACCTGAGATTAGTAGAAGCACAGCTGAACAAAACCATCATCAGAGCACCATTTGATGGGGTTTTGGGTCTGAGGCAGATCTCAGAAGGAAGTGTAATCGGTACAGGTGACATTATTGCCAGCATCGTCAACATTGACCCCATCAAAATTGAATTTTCCATCCCGGAAAGGTATGCCAATCAGGTACAGTTGGGCTCAAAAGTATTCTTCTCCAATGAAGCGGGAGGTCAGGAAGTGGAAGGTACCGTATATGCCTATGAACCTAATATTGATGCGGGTACCAGGACTTTGAAACTAAGGGCAACCAGCCCCAACAAGGAAAGAAGATTCCTTCCGGGCATGTTCGTAAGGATCAAATATATCCTTGGTGTGGAAGAGAATGCCCTCATGGTACCATCTGAAGCCATCATACCTGAACTTAGCGGATATAAAGTTTTCGTGGTAAACGCAGAAGGAAAAGTCGAAGAAAGGCAGGTCTCCATTGGCACCCGTACGGATAGATACGTACAATTGGTCAATGGAGTAAAAGAAGGTGATCTTGTACTGACCACCGGAGTATTGCAAGTACGTGCAGGCATGCCTGTCAACTACAATAAAATCAATTAA
- a CDS encoding alpha/beta fold hydrolase, translating into MLYYKTYHHPSSSEWVVFIHGAGGSSAIWHKQIREFREEFNLLLIDLRGHGKSAGSFKNIWNEKYTFQAVTKDIIEVLDHLSLPPAHFMGVSLGTILTRQLAEMEPQRVKSMVMAGAVTQLNITSRMLVFLGNTFKSVVPYMWLYSLFAWIIMPRKHHAESRNLFIREAKRLCQKEFIRWFKLTKDVNPLLKYFKQKDIHIPTLYVMGEEDIMFLEPVKKIVQEHKLSILKIVKACGHVVNVEQPEVFNQVSLQFLRNQNQTLYINSLDS; encoded by the coding sequence ATGTTGTACTATAAAACGTACCATCATCCTTCCAGTTCGGAATGGGTAGTATTCATCCATGGAGCTGGGGGATCGTCCGCTATCTGGCATAAACAGATCAGGGAGTTCAGAGAAGAATTCAATTTATTATTGATCGACCTCAGAGGTCATGGAAAGTCTGCCGGTTCATTCAAAAACATTTGGAATGAGAAATACACTTTTCAGGCAGTAACCAAGGATATCATTGAAGTATTGGACCATCTGTCCTTACCTCCTGCCCATTTTATGGGAGTCTCACTGGGAACCATCCTGACCCGTCAACTTGCAGAAATGGAACCCCAAAGGGTAAAGTCCATGGTAATGGCCGGTGCGGTCACCCAATTGAACATTACTTCGAGGATGTTGGTATTTCTCGGCAATACCTTCAAGTCTGTAGTGCCTTACATGTGGCTGTATAGTCTGTTTGCCTGGATCATTATGCCCAGGAAGCATCATGCCGAATCGAGGAACCTTTTCATCAGAGAAGCTAAAAGGCTCTGCCAAAAGGAATTCATCCGCTGGTTCAAACTGACCAAAGATGTCAACCCGCTTTTGAAATATTTCAAACAAAAAGACATCCATATTCCCACCTTATATGTCATGGGAGAAGAAGACATCATGTTTTTGGAACCGGTCAAGAAAATTGTTCAGGAGCATAAACTTTCAATCTTGAAAATTGTCAAAGCCTGTGGACATGTGGTCAATGTTGAGCAACCTGAGGTATTCAATCAGGTCTCTCTTCAATTCCTTAGAAATCAAAATCAAACTCTATACATTAATTCTTTGGATTCATAA
- a CDS encoding VOC family protein, with translation MSQFKPFHLAFPIRDIEETRAFYGDLLGCEIGRSTDKWIDFNFFGHQLSAHVRPEELSLAKANEVDGKNVPVRHFGAILPWDEWHELADKLTKHGIEFVIEPYIRFKGEVGEQATMFFLDPAGNALEFKSFQDESQIFAK, from the coding sequence ATGAGCCAATTCAAACCTTTTCACCTTGCATTTCCTATTCGGGATATAGAAGAAACACGCGCCTTTTACGGAGACCTTCTTGGCTGCGAGATAGGCAGAAGTACAGATAAATGGATTGATTTCAACTTTTTTGGCCATCAATTATCAGCGCATGTCAGGCCGGAAGAACTTTCCCTGGCCAAAGCCAATGAAGTGGATGGTAAAAATGTTCCAGTCAGGCATTTTGGCGCAATTCTACCTTGGGATGAATGGCATGAGCTAGCAGATAAATTAACCAAGCACGGAATCGAATTTGTGATAGAACCCTATATCAGGTTCAAAGGTGAAGTGGGGGAACAGGCCACCATGTTTTTCCTTGACCCGGCAGGCAATGCTTTAGAATTCAAATCTTTTCAGGATGAGAGTCAGATTTTTGCAAAGTAA
- a CDS encoding patatin-like phospholipase family protein codes for MGKKTVSLVLSSGGARGMAHIGAIEALEEKGFEIVSIAGCSAGALIGGIYATGHLPKFKDWICNLDRIDVFSLMDFTLSSKGFIKGEKVFGELKKLIADCDIEDLAVPFRCNAVEIPSGKEKVFKSGSLYEAIRASVSIPTVLMPARIGRNEYIDGGILNPIPFNLLEDKYLGELIAAVDLNGPKDALVKVNNQSKKEPALKLPSWLKEYQKKFSSYFSSGEKEQKEVKHKGMSSVELLNYSFDLLQDKLSELVIEKHRTDILIEISREQAGTLEFHRAEELIQVGKEKMMEAIEEFEDGSQ; via the coding sequence ATGGGTAAGAAAACTGTTTCATTGGTACTTTCAAGTGGTGGAGCTCGGGGTATGGCCCATATCGGTGCTATTGAGGCCCTGGAGGAGAAAGGGTTTGAAATAGTATCCATTGCAGGATGTTCGGCCGGAGCACTTATTGGAGGCATTTATGCTACAGGTCATCTGCCTAAATTCAAAGATTGGATCTGTAACCTTGACAGGATTGATGTTTTTTCCCTTATGGATTTTACTTTGTCCAGTAAAGGGTTCATCAAAGGGGAAAAGGTATTTGGGGAATTGAAGAAACTGATTGCGGATTGTGATATAGAAGACCTTGCCGTTCCTTTCCGATGCAATGCCGTCGAGATTCCTTCTGGAAAGGAGAAGGTTTTTAAATCCGGAAGTCTTTATGAAGCTATCCGGGCTTCTGTTTCCATTCCCACTGTCCTTATGCCGGCACGTATTGGCAGAAATGAATATATAGATGGAGGAATTTTAAACCCGATCCCGTTTAACCTTTTGGAAGATAAATATTTAGGTGAACTGATTGCTGCTGTGGATCTAAACGGGCCGAAGGATGCATTGGTAAAAGTAAATAACCAAAGTAAGAAAGAACCTGCGCTCAAATTGCCTTCCTGGCTCAAAGAATACCAAAAGAAATTTTCGAGCTATTTTTCCAGTGGGGAAAAGGAACAGAAGGAGGTAAAGCATAAAGGGATGAGTTCCGTTGAGCTGCTCAACTATTCTTTTGACCTTCTTCAGGATAAACTGTCAGAATTGGTCATCGAGAAGCATAGAACGGATATTCTGATTGAGATATCCAGGGAACAGGCAGGGACACTGGAATTCCATAGGGCAGAAGAATTGATACAGGTGGGTAAGGAAAAAATGATGGAAGCCATAGAAGAATTTGAAGATGGAAGTCAATGA
- a CDS encoding methyltransferase domain-containing protein gives MEVNELNALLGNLDIYLLDQILKGRFDKQMKILDAGCGEGRNCIYFLHQGYQIFGCDASPIAIQMARIYAQTIQKDYDVHRFQKASVEDMPFHSGAFDALISSAVLHFARSETHFFQMMDEMMRILKPGGIFFLRMCTDAGNILANSPHLGEGVYLLPDGSERFVLTSKLENEIMDRYALEYIEPAKSVLVQGQRSMGVFVLRKR, from the coding sequence ATGGAAGTCAATGAACTCAACGCCCTATTGGGTAACCTTGATATTTACCTTTTGGATCAAATTTTAAAAGGAAGGTTCGACAAGCAAATGAAAATATTGGATGCCGGATGTGGGGAGGGTAGGAACTGCATTTATTTCCTCCATCAGGGGTATCAGATTTTTGGATGCGATGCCAGTCCCATTGCCATTCAGATGGCCAGGATATATGCCCAGACCATACAGAAGGATTATGATGTGCACCGCTTCCAAAAGGCATCTGTGGAGGATATGCCCTTTCATTCGGGAGCTTTTGACGCATTGATCAGCTCAGCAGTTTTACATTTTGCACGTTCGGAAACCCATTTTTTCCAAATGATGGATGAGATGATGCGGATATTGAAACCGGGAGGAATATTTTTTCTACGGATGTGTACAGATGCTGGGAATATATTGGCCAATTCTCCCCATTTGGGAGAGGGGGTTTACCTGCTTCCAGATGGTTCAGAGCGTTTTGTGCTGACTTCAAAACTTGAAAATGAAATAATGGACCGCTATGCACTGGAGTATATAGAGCCGGCCAAAAGTGTCCTTGTCCAAGGTCAAAGGAGTATGGGTGTGTTTGTTTTACGGAAAAGATAA
- the crtD gene encoding 1-hydroxycarotenoid 3,4-desaturase CrtD codes for MSKKAIVIGAGIAGLAAAVRLANKGFQVQVFEANAYPGGKLSEIEIKGYRFDAGPSLFTLPDQVEELFRISGKNPSDHFQYIKLPVACHYFWEDGNQVKAWADINQFADEVETKLGEPADNVRKALKSSAFIYDHLSPLFMHRSLHKLNTWTNKEALKSYLKMGKLGIFSTMNKANEKRFVQPKMVQLFNRYATYNGSNPYQTPATLNIIPHLEFNIGAFFPKNGMHDITLSIYRLALELGVDFTFNAKVDEVLVDNHKASGVLVNGQKYLADIIVNNMDMVNAYKSILRKQKQPKLLLNQPKSSSALIFYWGIKKNFAELDLHNILFSDNYREEFEHIFHKKTIYHDPTVYINITSVYKPDDAPKGCMNWFTMINVPNNQGQEWDKMIIEARKNIIAKINRILKTDIESLIEVEDVLEPRTIESRTSSANGALYGNSSNNMYAAFLRHANYSSTIKNLYFCGGSVHPGGGIPLCLLSAKIMTEMVEENLEAK; via the coding sequence ATGTCCAAAAAAGCCATCGTCATCGGTGCGGGCATTGCAGGGCTTGCCGCTGCTGTCCGCCTTGCCAATAAAGGTTTTCAGGTTCAGGTTTTTGAAGCCAATGCCTATCCTGGAGGAAAACTTTCCGAAATTGAAATTAAAGGTTACCGATTTGATGCGGGACCTTCACTCTTTACCCTTCCCGATCAGGTTGAGGAACTCTTCCGAATTTCAGGAAAAAACCCATCTGATCATTTCCAGTATATCAAGCTTCCGGTAGCTTGTCATTACTTTTGGGAAGACGGAAATCAGGTTAAGGCTTGGGCGGATATCAATCAATTTGCCGATGAGGTGGAAACCAAATTGGGAGAACCTGCTGACAATGTCCGAAAGGCTTTGAAATCTTCAGCGTTTATTTATGATCACCTTTCTCCCCTATTTATGCACCGCTCTTTGCATAAACTGAATACCTGGACAAACAAGGAAGCCCTGAAATCCTATCTGAAAATGGGCAAACTGGGGATTTTCAGCACCATGAACAAAGCCAATGAAAAAAGATTTGTCCAGCCAAAAATGGTGCAGCTGTTCAACCGCTACGCCACTTACAATGGCTCCAATCCTTACCAAACTCCTGCCACGCTGAATATCATCCCCCACCTGGAGTTCAATATAGGTGCCTTTTTCCCAAAAAATGGAATGCATGACATTACCTTGTCCATTTATAGGCTTGCCCTGGAACTGGGCGTTGACTTTACTTTCAATGCCAAAGTGGATGAGGTTCTGGTAGATAACCATAAAGCCAGCGGGGTACTGGTCAATGGCCAAAAATACCTGGCCGATATCATTGTAAACAACATGGATATGGTCAATGCCTACAAATCTATTTTACGAAAGCAAAAACAACCCAAACTGTTGCTCAATCAGCCCAAATCCAGTTCTGCGCTGATTTTTTACTGGGGTATCAAAAAGAATTTTGCCGAATTAGACCTGCATAATATCCTTTTTTCTGACAACTACAGGGAGGAGTTTGAGCATATCTTCCATAAAAAAACCATCTACCATGACCCCACGGTCTATATCAACATCACTTCGGTCTACAAACCTGATGATGCCCCAAAAGGCTGCATGAACTGGTTCACCATGATCAATGTGCCCAATAACCAAGGACAGGAATGGGACAAAATGATCATTGAAGCAAGGAAAAACATCATTGCCAAAATCAACCGCATCCTGAAAACGGATATAGAATCCCTGATCGAAGTTGAAGATGTCCTCGAACCAAGGACCATAGAAAGCCGCACATCCAGTGCCAACGGGGCACTTTATGGCAATAGTTCGAATAATATGTACGCGGCTTTCCTCCGCCATGCCAATTATTCCTCAACGATCAAAAACCTCTATTTCTGTGGCGGCAGTGTGCATCCCGGAGGAGGGATTCCGCTTTGTCTGCTTTCAGCGAAGATCATGACAGAGATGGTGGAGGAGAATTTAGAAGCGAAATAG
- a CDS encoding glycine--tRNA ligase yields MAKTEQTAENAQLKDIIAHAKEYGFVYPSSEIYDGLQAVYDYGAYGVELKNNLKRLWWETMTRLNDNIVGIDAAIFMHPTTWKASGHVDSFNDPMIDNKDSKKRYRADVLIEEKAAQYEQSGDKARAQELLSAMARLLEAEDFAGVRDLIINEGIVCPISGTANWTEVRQFNLMFSTQVGSVAEDASTIYLRPETAQGIFVNFLNVQKTARMKVPFGIAQIGKAFRNEIVARQFIFRMREFEQMEMQFFVRPGSELEWYKEWAEARMKWHKALGIPEEKLRRHDHEKLAHYANAAMDIEYEFPFGFKEVEGIHSRTDFDLKSHQEYSKKKQQYFDPEINQNYIPYVIETSIGADRLFLMTLCNAFVEEEVEGKQRTYLKFHPAIAPVKAAILPLVKKDGLPEKAKEIVEALKYDFNIIYEEAASIGKRYTRQDLIGTPFCIAVDHQTLEDNTVTIRHRDTTEQERIAIADLHARLTEACSFRRIFEKI; encoded by the coding sequence ATGGCAAAAACTGAACAAACTGCGGAAAACGCGCAACTGAAAGATATTATTGCACACGCCAAAGAGTATGGCTTTGTGTACCCCTCTTCTGAAATTTACGATGGCCTTCAAGCTGTATATGATTACGGAGCTTATGGGGTGGAATTGAAAAACAACCTAAAGCGACTATGGTGGGAAACCATGACCCGTCTCAATGACAATATTGTTGGGATTGATGCAGCAATTTTTATGCATCCTACTACCTGGAAGGCTTCAGGCCACGTGGACAGTTTCAATGACCCCATGATAGACAATAAGGACAGCAAGAAGCGTTACCGTGCAGATGTCCTTATTGAAGAAAAAGCTGCCCAGTACGAACAGTCAGGAGACAAGGCAAGGGCACAGGAATTGTTGAGCGCCATGGCCAGGTTACTGGAAGCAGAGGACTTCGCCGGGGTACGCGACCTGATCATCAATGAAGGCATCGTATGTCCGATCAGCGGAACTGCCAACTGGACCGAGGTAAGGCAATTTAACCTGATGTTTTCTACCCAAGTGGGTTCCGTAGCCGAAGATGCTTCTACCATCTACCTGAGACCGGAAACAGCCCAGGGTATTTTTGTGAACTTCCTCAATGTGCAGAAGACGGCCAGAATGAAAGTGCCTTTTGGCATTGCCCAGATCGGTAAGGCCTTCAGAAATGAAATTGTCGCCAGACAGTTCATCTTCAGGATGAGGGAATTCGAGCAGATGGAAATGCAGTTTTTTGTCCGTCCTGGTTCAGAACTGGAATGGTATAAGGAATGGGCAGAAGCCCGAATGAAATGGCACAAAGCTTTGGGCATTCCCGAGGAGAAATTGAGAAGACATGACCATGAAAAATTGGCACACTATGCCAATGCGGCCATGGACATTGAGTATGAGTTCCCATTCGGATTCAAAGAAGTGGAAGGTATCCATTCCAGAACAGACTTTGACCTAAAGAGCCATCAGGAATATTCCAAAAAGAAACAGCAATACTTCGATCCGGAGATCAACCAAAATTACATCCCTTATGTGATTGAGACCTCTATTGGTGCTGACCGTCTGTTCCTGATGACCTTGTGCAATGCCTTTGTAGAAGAGGAAGTAGAAGGCAAACAAAGAACCTATCTAAAATTCCATCCTGCCATTGCCCCTGTTAAAGCAGCTATCCTGCCATTGGTGAAGAAAGATGGCCTTCCTGAAAAAGCAAAGGAGATTGTGGAAGCTCTGAAGTACGATTTCAATATCATCTATGAAGAAGCTGCTTCCATCGGAAAGCGTTATACCCGTCAGGATTTGATCGGTACGCCTTTCTGTATCGCAGTGGACCATCAGACTTTGGAAGACAATACCGTCACCATCCGACATAGGGATACCACCGAACAGGAAAGGATTGCAATCGCTGACCTACATGCCCGATTGACGGAAGCATGCAGCTTTAGAAGGATTTTTGAGAAGATTTGA
- a CDS encoding pyridoxine 5'-phosphate synthase, which yields MTKLSVNINKIATLRNARGGNNPDVVKVALDCERFGAEGITVHPRPDERHIRYQDVLDLAPVLSTEFNIEGYPDKRYMELVRMVKPAQATLVPDPPNAITSNSGWDTITHQEMLKDIVAELKEIGTRVSIFINPEAKYFEPAKTTGTDRVELYTEPYASHYHLNREKAVKPYVEVAQIAKELGLGLNAGHDLDLHNLKFLKQSIPFLDEVSIGHALICDALYYGLENTIQMYRRQLEG from the coding sequence ATGACCAAACTCAGTGTAAATATTAACAAAATCGCCACCCTGAGAAATGCCCGTGGCGGCAACAATCCGGATGTAGTTAAGGTAGCCCTGGATTGTGAGCGATTCGGCGCAGAAGGCATTACCGTACACCCAAGGCCGGATGAAAGGCATATCCGCTATCAGGATGTCCTCGACCTGGCCCCTGTTCTGAGTACTGAATTCAATATTGAAGGCTATCCGGACAAACGCTACATGGAGCTCGTCCGAATGGTTAAACCGGCACAGGCAACCCTGGTTCCAGATCCCCCTAATGCCATCACCTCCAATAGCGGTTGGGACACCATTACCCATCAGGAAATGCTCAAAGATATTGTTGCCGAACTGAAAGAAATCGGAACAAGAGTTTCCATTTTTATCAATCCCGAAGCCAAATATTTTGAACCTGCCAAAACTACTGGCACGGACAGGGTTGAGTTGTACACTGAACCTTATGCCTCTCATTACCATCTGAACCGTGAAAAAGCAGTAAAGCCCTATGTGGAAGTGGCCCAAATTGCGAAAGAATTGGGTCTAGGCCTTAATGCCGGGCATGACCTGGACCTGCACAACCTAAAGTTTTTGAAGCAAAGTATTCCCTTCTTAGATGAAGTATCTATTGGCCATGCCTTGATCTGTGATGCCTTGTACTATGGCTTGGAAAATACCATTCAAATGTACAGGAGACAGCTTGAGGGCTGA